The Borrelia sp. RT5S genome window below encodes:
- a CDS encoding YcaO-like family protein, with the protein MFTYYPYSNKLYRDLIFVNSPATGIGSSSVALLPFQRGLPCLYSSICVMPNYHKILIGKEHHMEYHIAGYGRSYEEAITRLQGETIERYSLLMSKTLFQDDFVLSSRKSLLVSSEHKVMPLEYRNIFYDLGVNSSLIYTEVSENDEIYWILLPSLINSDEKIWIPSDMIFMGVPQEFNMPVFSTGTAVHRTIESALSNAIIEVIQLHCYIAHWYMKSKRPVIDWQSNKFLRKSVYELGIESNFDLIALDYSDDSLGMPVYAVFLKNKRKSIPYLICGIQGGFNREHVFLRAVEEACVIAQSLPLIYLFKFDEVSKLTLSSLRNSFNLDDNFLYYSNLNEIPLKDSLLNSIIDYGDKLEIQPSEVTLSVENELNMGLNILRSVSKYAVYCDITPPELEKTEFKSIRILVPELLKMCFPFHPFDNHPYFKKKGGLTHDYFPHPIP; encoded by the coding sequence TTACCTATTATCCTTATTCAAATAAACTTTATAGAGATCTTATTTTTGTTAATTCTCCAGCTACTGGTATTGGTTCATCTTCGGTTGCATTGCTACCCTTTCAGAGGGGATTGCCTTGTTTATATTCTTCTATATGTGTTATGCCTAACTATCACAAGATATTAATAGGGAAAGAACACCATATGGAGTATCATATTGCAGGCTACGGACGCTCTTATGAGGAAGCTATTACTAGGTTACAAGGAGAAACGATTGAAAGATATTCCCTTTTAATGTCAAAAACCTTATTTCAGGATGATTTTGTTCTTTCTTCCAGAAAATCTCTCTTGGTGTCTTCAGAGCACAAGGTTATGCCGTTAGAATATAGAAATATTTTTTATGATTTAGGTGTGAATTCGAGCCTAATTTATACTGAAGTGAGCGAGAATGATGAAATTTATTGGATTTTGTTACCATCTTTAATTAATTCTGATGAAAAAATATGGATTCCTTCTGATATGATCTTTATGGGAGTTCCTCAGGAATTTAATATGCCTGTTTTTAGTACAGGAACAGCAGTTCATAGAACGATAGAAAGTGCTCTTAGTAATGCAATAATAGAAGTCATACAATTGCATTGCTATATTGCCCACTGGTATATGAAATCGAAAAGACCTGTTATTGATTGGCAGAGTAATAAGTTTTTGAGAAAATCAGTTTATGAATTAGGGATTGAGTCTAATTTCGATTTAATAGCACTGGATTATTCTGATGATAGTTTAGGTATGCCTGTTTATGCAGTATTTCTTAAGAATAAGAGAAAATCAATTCCCTATTTGATTTGTGGCATTCAGGGTGGTTTTAATAGAGAACATGTCTTTTTAAGGGCTGTTGAAGAAGCTTGTGTCATTGCCCAATCCTTGCCCTTGATTTATCTTTTTAAATTCGATGAAGTTAGCAAACTTACATTAAGCAGTCTTAGGAATAGTTTTAATTTAGATGATAATTTTCTGTATTACTCAAATTTGAATGAAATTCCCTTAAAAGATTCTTTATTAAATTCTATTATAGATTATGGTGATAAGTTAGAGATACAGCCCAGTGAAGTCACCCTCTCTGTAGAAAATGAGCTAAATATGGGTTTGAATATTTTAAGATCTGTTAGTAAGTATGCTGTTTATTGTGATATAACTCCTCCTGAGCTGGAAAAGACAGAGTTTAAATCTATAAGAATTCTTGTTCCTGAATTACTCAAAATGTGTTTTCCATTTCATCCTTTTGATAACCATCCATATTTTAAAAAGAAAGGAGGACTTACACATGATTATTTCCCACATCCAATACCTTAG